The following DNA comes from Spirulina major PCC 6313.
GCGTTTGGGCTTCACCTCTAGGAGGGGTTGGGGATAGTCGAGGGGCATCAAGTCGCGGATCGTGGCTTCGCTGAGATGTTCCACGCCTTGGATGTTCACCTGGTCAGGGGATGTGATCACCCAGTCGGGACGGGTGACGAGCCAGACCATGCCGCCCGCCATGCTACAGACGAGGAGCGATCGCCATAGTTTTTGTAAGATCAACAATTGCCGCCGCCGTTTTAAGCGCAGACGACGACTTTTTAACTCATCGGACGTGGTGGAGGTAAGCGTAGCCATATCAGCATTGCCCCAAAACTGTCGTGCCAACGGAACCGGCTGCGATCGCAATCAACAGCCTATTGGCTTATCGGCTATGATACCCCACCCCTCTGCGTCCGTGAGGTCTTGCCTGCGGCTCAACTCCGTACAATTGCGGTTAGGGGAGACACCAAGGGCCTCAAGATCGCCACAACTGAGTACACTCAAGACTGTCATCACAGCTTTAATCAATCTGCATCTTTCACCAAGACTGATCACCATGACTGTGCTCCCATGGGATCGCCACCTGTCAGCTTAGATTCCGAGCTTTAGCTCCAGACCTAGGCTGACAGGTTCAAGACTAAGAGCGATGTGGATGTCCGGGGTTCACCCCCCAACCCAGCCGGTTGTCAATACCGTTGAGGTTGTTTGAAGGGTATCGCTTCATCACCGGGGTTAAATCTGGACATCCCCTCGCCACCACTGAATTTAGGGATCATCCCTCAGTGACTGCATCTACATCAGGGAATGAATTTTCATGCAATTGCATCTTTTTTTCAAAGCGTGTAACCCCAGTAAAACCTTAAATCTCGGCAATCCGAACGATCGCCGCTACTACATTGACTTTGCCGCCGTGCGGGGGGGCAAAATTGTGGAGGCGCTCGAACGGACGATCGCCCGCCTGTCCCCCGACGAACCCACCTGCCAACTGTTTAGCGGTCACATTGGCTGTGGTAAGTCCACCGAACTGCTGCGCCTCAAAGCGGGGTTAGAGGCCCAGGATTTTCATGTGGTCTATTTTGAATCAAGTCGGGATTTAGATATGGCCGATGTGAGTGTGAGCGATATTTTATTAGCGATCGCCCGCTCCGTCAGCGAAAGCCTCGAAGCCGAAAACATTCATTTCAAACCCGGCTATTTCGTCACCCTCTTGCAGGATGTCAAGTCACTGCTGCAAACCCCCTTAGATCTTGAAACCGAGGCGGAACTCTCCGTCGGCATCGCCAAAATCACCGCCAAAGCCAAAGACAACCCCAAACTGCGCGAACAACTCAAGCAATCCCTCGAACCGCGCACCGAAGGCCTGTTACGGGCGATCAACACCGAAATTCTCGCCCGTGCTAATCAAGAATTAAAATATCGCGGCAAGCAAGGCCTCGTGGTGATTGTGGACAACCTCGATCGCATTTCCCCCAGTCAACTGACCCCGACGCGATCGCTCCCCGAACACCTCTTTATCGATCGCGGCTCCCAACTGCGCCGCCTCAATTGCCACATGGTCTACACCATCCCCCTTGACCTGATTTTTTCCAACGACTACCAAACCCTGAAAAACCGTCTCGGCGGCGGCGTTGCCCCCACCATCCTACCGATGATCCCAATCCAACACCGCGACGGTCGCGAACACCGCCAAGGTATGGATCTGCTCAAACAGATGATCCTCGCCCGTGCCTTCCCCGACCTCGACCCCGCCCAACGGTGCGATCGGATCACCGAACTCTTTGACCACAGCAGCACCCTCGATCGCCTCTGTCAGATCAGCGGCGGCCATGTGCGCAACCTCCTCGGCCTGCTCTACACCTGTTTGCGGCACCAAGATCCCCCCATCCCCCGCGACTGCGCCGAAGCCGTGATCCGCAGCTACCAAGACGATCTGCTCCTCGCCCTCGAACAGCATGAATGGGAGCTAATTTTTCAAGTGCTACGAGAACAGAGCCTCAGCGGCGAAAAAGAATATCAACTGCTGCTGCGGAGTATGTTCGTTTTTGAATATCGCGACGACCAAGGCCGCTGGTTTGGGATCAATCCCGCCCTGATGGAAACCGAACCCTTTAAAGCCATGGCCCGGCAACTCATCCCAATCTCCACCGCTAAGGATGATGCCCACCGTGTACGCTAGAACTGTAGCGTTTTTCCCCGATTATGACGGTCCTTGTGCTTGGTAGTATCAATATGGATTTGGTGGTGAAAACTCCGCGCTTACCGAAGGCGGGCGAAACCTTGATTGGCCATGAATTTTTCTCGGCCTTTGGGGGGAAAGGGGCGAATCAGGCGGTGGCGATCGCACGTCTTGGTGTACCCGTGGACTTCATCGGCCAAGTGGGCGGCGATGATTTTGGTCAAACCCTCTCGATCGCCCTCACAGCGGCCGGGGTGGGAACCCAGGGCCTAGGGGTCAATCCGGATGTGAATTCCGGGGTTGCCTCGATCGTCGTCAGTGCCACGGGGGAAAACACGATCGCCTGTGCCGCTGGGGCCAATGCCACCGTTGGCGCGGCTGAGTTGGCTTATCTCGCCGCGCAATTACCAACAGCACAATGGCTGTTGATGGATTTGGGGATTCCCTTAGGGGTGATCCAGGCTGCGATCGCCCAAGCCAACGCCGCCCAAGTCCCCGTCCTCCTCGACCCCGCCCCCGTCATTGAATCGATTCCGGCGGATCTCTGGCCCGGCGTAACTGTCCTCACCCCCAACGAAGTGGAAGCCGGACAACTGGTGGGCTTCCCCGTCACCGATGCCACCACCGCTGCCGAAGCCGCGACGATCATTCAAGGCTGGGGCGTGAAGACGGTATTGATCACCTTGGGCGCACAGGGGGTTTGGTGCGCCACACCGGACGAGGCGATTCTCGTGCCACCCTATCCGGCGACGGTGGTGGATACGGTGGCGGCGGGGGATGCCTTTAATGGGGCATTCATTGCGGCGCAGGTGGCAGGGAAATCCATCCCGGAAGCGGTGCGGTGGGGCACGGTGGCGGGGGCGTTGGCGGTGGGTAAGGCCGGGGCGCAGCCGTCGTTACCCAGTCAAGCGGCGATGATAGCGCAGTTGGCCAATGGTTAACGCGACTCGCCTCTCGTAACCGCTCGTACCATGGCAGAGCCAGGTCACGAGAATACGAGAGCAAGAGAAGTTTGTTAGTCCATTCAGTCCAGCGCACCCTGAGGGTCGTCGAAGGGTAAGCGGCCGGGCTTCGACTCCGCTCAGCCCTCAATAGTCTCGTTCAATTAAAGTGTCCCCACTTTTCTGGTTACTGCTATATTCTAAAGATTAATGTTTTTTGAAATTGAGAGGTTACAATACTCAGACTAGAAATTCATCGAAATAATCTTTTTTTGTACTTGTCTCATCAAAAGTAAAATGTTAGAGAGCCTTAAACAACTAAGACCATGGCAAAAAGCAGTCTTTGTTTTTATCGTGCTAGTTACAGGCTATGCAGGATGGGAACAAATAAAAACTGGTAATGTTTTGCCAGCTAGTCAACAAGAATCCCAACAAAATCTACAAAGTATAAATATTACAGTACAGGATCGACAAACTTTGCAGCCAGTCGAAAATGTTAGTGCCCGTATTGTCTTTGATGGGCCACCTGTTCAAAAAATGTCTGATCGGAATGGTTATTTTGAAATCCAAATTCCTCCCCGAAAAAGTGCTACTGTCACGCTAACAAAAGATGGTTTTATTACGGCACAAGAAACAATCAATTTAGAAACAGATCCAAGCACCACTAGAGTTTTATACATGGATGCTCAGAATTAAATAAATCAATTTCAAGATTTTAATATTCTTTATGTCTCAAGAAGTAAGCGTTACTCAAGAAATTCAAGATAGGCTTGAATTTTGTCTAATACTTGCATTTCTATGTGGATGCGGATTTTTGGCGTGGCAACAATTATTTTTTCTGTTGCTTATGCTTTTCTTTGGAGGTACTTCTGCTGCATTAGTGGGATTAGATAACATTACTCAAGATAAATTTAATGAATTAGATTCTCTTCAAGAAGAAGAATTAGCAGAAAAAATCGAGATTTTACGACAAGCTCAAGAAATATTGTCTAAATACAAAGGCTCAATTTCTGAAAACAAAAAAGTTGCTAATAGTATTCAAAACAAAATCGATAATGGTGTATATGAAGCCAGCTACAAACTAAAAAGAAAACAGAATGTCAGAAAATCAAATAATCATAGTTATGGCGCACCCCCTGACCCATTGACCAATCAGTGTCCTGTTGGTTATCCAATTCGAGTGACAGAAAATTTATCTAAAGATGATTCATATCGGGGAATATATTATTGCCCAGGGGATAGACACTACCAAGCTACAGCAGCCTGGTGCTTTAAAACTGAAAATGAAGCTCTACACGAAGGATATAGACGACCAAAACGTTCTTGATCCTGAGTCGGGCTAAATTTAATAAAACAGAATCAAATCAATTTTGGGTGCATGGCTTCGACAGAACAGACGACGGTGGCGAATCAGCGATCGCTCGCGGCCCTAGGGCGGGCGATTCGGCTGTCGCTGGGGGAATTTAACCTGATCCTCGTGCGGTGTAATTACCAAGAGTTACAACGCCAAGTGCTGACGGATTTAGAAGACTGGTTTGCCGCAGCGGGGGAAGCCGTGCCGTGGCGATCGCACACCCTCGCGCCCGACACCCTCAACCTCTTCGACACCCTCCAGGGCATTTATCATGAGTCCCACTGTCAAGCCTTGATGGTGTGGGGGTTTGAAGCAATTTATGACCTGAATACAGTGGTGGCGGGGGCGAACCAAGTGCGGGACGAATTTCGCCGCGCCTTGCCCCTGCCGATCGTGCTGTGGATGACGGACACCAGTTTGCAAGCCCTGACCCGCTTATCCCCGGACTTTAAAAGTTGGGCGGCGATGTCGATTCAGTTTGAACTGTCGCTGCGGGAGTCGATTTCCTTTTGGTGGCAGGTGACGGAGGATCTGTTTCGGCAGGTGCTAGAGGCGGGGACGCTGACCTTTTTACCCAATGGGGCGTTGGATCTCGCGCCAGGTTGTCGGCTCCGTCACGAACTCGAAGCGGCCCAGCGATCGGTACATCTCACCCCCGTCAGTCAGGCCACCTGGCAGTTTATTTTGGGACGCGATGCCTATGCAGCGGGGGAGATTGAGGCGGCGATCGCCCATTATCAACAAAGTCTGACGGTGTGGAGTCAGGGTCAAGGCTTTTGGGAACGGCGGCGGCAGGATTTACGCATTGTCTCGTCCGCCTCGTTACGCAATCCGTTTTTAGAACATAAGGGCCTGCTGCTGTTTCACCTCGCCCTCTGCACCCATCAACAGGGATTGCAAACCCCCCAACAGGCTGCGGCAGCCTGGCAACAGACCCGGCATTATCTCGAAGCCAGTTGGGAAATTTTTGCGGTGCGGCAGCGGGATGAGTTGGCGGTGCAAATCTTGCTCCATTGGGGCTTTGTTTTGGTTCAACAGCAAGATTGGCCTGCCCTGGATTGCCTCTGTGCCGAGGCCCAAGACTTACCTTTGGTGCAAGCGGTGGATTTGTATCGCGGTCAGATCAACGGGTTTTTAGCCCAAGTGGCTCAAGCCAAAGGAACACCAGAAGACGCGATCGCTCAGGCCAACACCGCGCTGGCGGCCCTCTTACCCCAGGACAATTCGCTGCATTGGGCCTGGGTGATGGCGGTGCGGGCCCAAGCCGAAGCCAGTTTGGGCGAGATTTCCACGGCGATCCAGACTCTCGAAGCGGCCCGCCGGGTGCTGATTCAAGCCTGGTCTACCTGTGTGTCGAGTATTGGCCTGCGGCGGGAGGATCTATATCTGCAAGTGGTGGCACAGTTGCGATCGCACCATACCCAACAACACCATTACAAACGCGCCTTCAACCTCAAACAAGAACAATATTTGGTCGAACAAATGATCGGCCAACGGGCATTTTATGGGGTGATGCCCACGCCCTTAACCCCGGAAATGCAGCTTTATCCCGCCTCGCGCCGTTCCCTGTCGGTGGCCGGTCGGGAAGTGGCGATCGCCCAATTCATCGAACGGATCAGCCGCCATGACCACCGCCTCACCGTCCTCCATGGCGCGTCGGGCGTGGGCAAAAGTAGCCTCCTCCATCACCTCATCCCCCACCTCGAAACCCAAATCATCGGAGCGCGGGAAGTCGTCCCCGTCCTCCAAACCCAATACCGCCACTGGGAATCTCTCCTCTGCACCGTCTTCCAGGCCGCCATGCCTACGGCCCTCCAGCATCCCGTCACCAACATCGCCAGCCTCCTCGATCATCTGCGCTGGAATGGTCAGAATCGGTTGTTAACGGTGTTGATTTTTGACCAGTTTGAAGATTTTTTCTTTTTCTGTCCCGATGTGGAGGAACAGCACCGCTTTTACGAGTTTTTTCGGGATTTATTGCGTTTGCCGTTTGTGAAGGTGATTCTATCGCTGCGGGATGATTATTTACATTATTTGCTCGCCATTGAACGCCAGATTGAACTTGATGGCATTGATAGTAATCTCCTCGGT
Coding sequences within:
- a CDS encoding ATP-binding protein, which produces MQLHLFFKACNPSKTLNLGNPNDRRYYIDFAAVRGGKIVEALERTIARLSPDEPTCQLFSGHIGCGKSTELLRLKAGLEAQDFHVVYFESSRDLDMADVSVSDILLAIARSVSESLEAENIHFKPGYFVTLLQDVKSLLQTPLDLETEAELSVGIAKITAKAKDNPKLREQLKQSLEPRTEGLLRAINTEILARANQELKYRGKQGLVVIVDNLDRISPSQLTPTRSLPEHLFIDRGSQLRRLNCHMVYTIPLDLIFSNDYQTLKNRLGGGVAPTILPMIPIQHRDGREHRQGMDLLKQMILARAFPDLDPAQRCDRITELFDHSSTLDRLCQISGGHVRNLLGLLYTCLRHQDPPIPRDCAEAVIRSYQDDLLLALEQHEWELIFQVLREQSLSGEKEYQLLLRSMFVFEYRDDQGRWFGINPALMETEPFKAMARQLIPISTAKDDAHRVR
- a CDS encoding ribokinase, with translation MTVLVLGSINMDLVVKTPRLPKAGETLIGHEFFSAFGGKGANQAVAIARLGVPVDFIGQVGGDDFGQTLSIALTAAGVGTQGLGVNPDVNSGVASIVVSATGENTIACAAGANATVGAAELAYLAAQLPTAQWLLMDLGIPLGVIQAAIAQANAAQVPVLLDPAPVIESIPADLWPGVTVLTPNEVEAGQLVGFPVTDATTAAEAATIIQGWGVKTVLITLGAQGVWCATPDEAILVPPYPATVVDTVAAGDAFNGAFIAAQVAGKSIPEAVRWGTVAGALAVGKAGAQPSLPSQAAMIAQLANG